CAGCCCCTCGACAGGCTCGTGTCGCCGCCGCGATCGCTTGCTCGAGGTCCGCCAGAATATCTTCGGGATCCTCGATCCCGACCGACATCCGGATCAGATCATCCGTCACGCCCGCTTCCTCGCGCTCTTCGGGCGAGAGCTGGCCGTGCGTCGTGCTCGCCGGATGAATGACGAGCGTCTTCGCGTCGCCGATGTTCGCCAGGAACTGGGCGACCTCGACGTTCTCACAGAAGGCCTTGCCGGCTTCGAATCCTTCCTCAAGTCCGAACGCGACCATCCCGCCGTAGTCCTCGAGATACCGCGTTGCGTTGTCGTGAGTGGGGTGGTCCTCGAGCCCCGGGTGTGTGACCCAGGCGACATCGTCGTGGTCCGCCAGATACTCCGCGACGATGGCGGCGTTCTCGCAGTGCTTTTCGACACGCAGGGGCATCGACTCGAGTCCCTGTAGCGTCTGCCAGGCGTCGAAGGGGGACTGCTGGTTGCCCAGACTGCGCAGCGACCGGAATCTGGCCGCGGCCGCGAAGGGTGCTTCGGGGAAGTCCCGCGAGAAGTCGACGTCATGGTAGGCGTGATTCGGGCCCGCGATCTCGTCGTAGCCGTGCTCGCCCCACGGGAAGGATCCGCCGTCGACGAGGACCCCGCCGACGGTCGTCCCGGAGCCGTGGAGCCACTTCGTTGTCGACTCCCAGACGACGTCGGCCCCGTGCTCGAGCGGCCGGCACAGCGCCGGCGTCGCGAAGGTGTTGTCCACCACGAGAGGAACGCCGTTGTCGTGGGCGATCTCGGCAATCCGCTCGAAGTCGGGCGTCACCAGCGATGGATTGCCGATGGTCTCGACGTGGACGAATGCGGTGTCCTCGTCGATGGCGTCCTCGTAGGCGTCGTACTCGAGGGTGGGGACAAATTTCGGTTCGATGTCCCTGCGGGTCGCCGTCTTCGAGAAGTAGGCGGTCGTCCCGCCGTAGGTGTCGGTCGAGCAGACCACGTTGTCCCCCGCTTCAGCGAGGATCAGGACTGCGGAGTCCAGTGCGGCCATGCCACTGCCCGTTGCGACCGCGCCCGCGCCGCCCTCGAGGTCGGCGAGGCGATCCTCGAGCGTGCTGACGGTCGGGTTCGCGATGCGAGAGTAGATGTAGCCGTCGTCCTCGAGGGCGTAGCGGTCGGCGGCGGTGTCGGCGTCCTCGAAGACGTAGGAGGTCGTCTGATAGATCGGCGGTGCCATTGCGCCGGTCTCCGGATCCGGAGACTGGCCTGCGTGGACGCTGCGCGTGCCAAGTCCGTGCTCGCCACGCTCGGCGTCGGCCTCGTCGCTGGCGTCGTCGCTCATGTTTAGTATGCATACTACTCCACGTTCATATGCATCGCAGTAACGGCAAAAACCGCGGGCTAGAGAATCTCTCGCATGAACGGGTTGGCAACTCAAATTGTCGGCTCAACCGGAGCACTTCGCTTGCAGGGTCAACTGCTATCGCTGGAGGGGCTGTTCGGTCGACATGTGCAGACAGTCTTCCACCTCATCGCCGACGACCCAGCACAGCGAGAGACCGCGCTCACTATCGCCGAGAACCTCACGAAGGACGACTCCGTCGAGATCGACGACGTCGCTATCGTCGCGCAGGCCGAGGGCATCGAGCCGCTGACGGCCGGCGGCGACGGCAGCGATATGGTCGAGTCACTGCTCGAGACGGGTATCGCGGTCAAGGCCTGCGGAAACACGCTCGACCTGAAGGACCTCGCGGAATCCGATCTCGTCGACGGCGTCGAGACCGTCCCCTCAGGCGGCGGCGAACTCACTCGCCTGCAGAGTGAGGGATACGCCTACATTCGACCGTAGCAGTCACGAACATCGCCTCGTTTTTCCGCAATCTCTGCTACCGCTGTTCGATATCGCTGGTCTACGTATCGGTCCGATCAATCACCTGCCATGCGGCGGCGCGCGCTGTCGGCCGTCCGAACGATAGTGAGGGCGGCCGCCGATGTCGTGCGAGGGATGAGCAGAGGAACGAAGTGACTGAGCGTTAACGCAGGACCGACGATCCTGCGAACCATCCAAACGTGTGCTTCGCACCCGTGAGCAGAAATCGGCTGAGGAGGGCGTGGCAATCCCCTGCCGCCACAATAGAAGGATGCTCGCTGTCGTCGGATCCGATCTCAGATCAAATCGTTTCATTCACTGCCCTCCCGTTCACTCGTGCTCGAGCGCCCCGAGCATCGTCCGAACGGAC
This genomic stretch from Natrinema sp. SYSU A 869 harbors:
- a CDS encoding O-acetylhomoserine aminocarboxypropyltransferase/cysteine synthase family protein, with translation MSDDASDEADAERGEHGLGTRSVHAGQSPDPETGAMAPPIYQTTSYVFEDADTAADRYALEDDGYIYSRIANPTVSTLEDRLADLEGGAGAVATGSGMAALDSAVLILAEAGDNVVCSTDTYGGTTAYFSKTATRRDIEPKFVPTLEYDAYEDAIDEDTAFVHVETIGNPSLVTPDFERIAEIAHDNGVPLVVDNTFATPALCRPLEHGADVVWESTTKWLHGSGTTVGGVLVDGGSFPWGEHGYDEIAGPNHAYHDVDFSRDFPEAPFAAAARFRSLRSLGNQQSPFDAWQTLQGLESMPLRVEKHCENAAIVAEYLADHDDVAWVTHPGLEDHPTHDNATRYLEDYGGMVAFGLEEGFEAGKAFCENVEVAQFLANIGDAKTLVIHPASTTHGQLSPEEREEAGVTDDLIRMSVGIEDPEDILADLEQAIAAATRACRGAGETP
- a CDS encoding DsrE family protein — translated: MQTVFHLIADDPAQRETALTIAENLTKDDSVEIDDVAIVAQAEGIEPLTAGGDGSDMVESLLETGIAVKACGNTLDLKDLAESDLVDGVETVPSGGGELTRLQSEGYAYIRP